A single Neospora caninum Liverpool complete genome, chromosome VIIb DNA region contains:
- a CDS encoding putative TPR domain-containing protein, whose protein sequence is MPKMPATPPQPSAAEQQVKQTGDAAGGVDQEAAPAPAESTESNSSPPATEKDEENEVEEEESEEADDEKEFAEKQAETLLDEGKALFRSRNWAKAAEYFSRAVERKVTELGGADFHPELSTYYLWFGDALLTKEEQNAELFQFDKTKQEAAESGAPSSGAESSASSSSASGSSSSTEKGAHSEEEVPGGNAAGKVSDEELAFEMLEMAKRCLLKKLEKSPPPASSASSSSVQAEDEKGQASKESVVHSDVIDLSFAYVRLADMQLMNERYDEAAQDYREAVSLRERYTLPEQTLMAPLLSLAQATFFSGKKKAALDVFKRTLSIGKQIKEGELGMPDGMTAEALADTIEDLQLQVTDVERQIAEDAAAGITSDEAATKGSQCAAREYIATTTSTFDAPQLDPSSTKVVRVSIRPSSAPVSVVGGVPKTERHDDEEESFRHSPKKRRIDLRQLQNLAEQKTAKDEVQPKVEEETAKAEEAKPEADKVKIKDE, encoded by the exons ATGCCTAAGATGCCTGCCACACCCCCTCAGCCCTCAGCGGCAGAACAGCAAGTGAAACAAACCGGCGATGCGG CTGGCGGTGTCGACCAGGAGGCTGCTCCGGCACCTGCCGAGAGTACGGAGAGCAACTCAAGCCCTCCTGCGACGGAGAAAGATGAAGAGAATGAGGTTGAGGAAGAGGAAtccgaagaggcagacgacgaaAAAG AATtcgcagagaaacaggcggAAACCCTTCTagacgagggaaaggctCTCTTCCGCAGCAGAAACTGGGCAAAAGCTGCCGAGTACTTCTCCCGGGCCGTAGAGAGGAA AGTGACAGAACTCGGCGGCGCTGACTTCCACCCCGAACTCAGCACGTACTACCTGTGGTTTGGGGACGCGTTGCTGACCAAGGAAGAGCAGAATGCAGAACTGTTTCAGTTCGACAAGACGAAGCAAGAAGCCGCGGAGTCGGGCGCACCTTCGTCAG GTGCCGagtcttctgcgtcgtcgtcctcggcgAGTGGTAGTTCTTCGtcgacagaaaaaggcgcgcACTCTGAAGAGGAGGTTCCGGGCGGGAATGCCGCCGGAAAGGTTTCTGATGAGGAGCTGGCATTCGAAATGTTGGAGATGGCGAAAAGGTGCCTTCTaaagaagctggagaagtCCCCGCCTCCGGCTTCgtcggcctcttcttcctcagtccaggccgaggacgagaaaggccaAGCGAGCAAAGAGTCTGTTGTACACTCGGATGTCATcgatctctctttcgcgtaCGTCCGCCTCGCCGACATGCAACTGATGAACGAGAGATACGACGAAGCGGCCCAG GACTACAGAGAGGCCGTATCGCTTCGAGAGCGATATACATTGCCCGAGCAGACGCTCATGGCTCCACTCCTTTCGTTGGCCCAAGCCACGTTTTtcagcgggaagaagaaagccgcCTTGGATGTTTTCAAG cgaacACTCTCCATTGGGAAACAGATAAAGGAAGGAGAGCTGGGGATGCCAGACGGCATGACCGCAGAAGCCCTCGCAGACACCATAGAAGATTTGCAACTTCAAGTAACAGACGTAGAGAGGCAGATAGccgaagacgcagctgccGGCATCACTagcgacgaggcggcgacaaAAGGCAGTCAGTGCGCTGCGCGTGAATACATTGCGACAACCACGTCGACATTTGATGCTCCTCAGTTAGATCCGTCTTCCACAAAAGTCGTTCGAGTTTCTATTCGGCCCAGCTCCGCCCCCGTTTCGGTCGTCGGTGGAGTCCCCAAGACAGAAAGGCacgacgatgaagaagagagctTCAGACACAGCccgaaaaaacgaaggatTGATCTAAGGCAACTGCAGAATCTGGCTGAACAGAAGACAGCCAAGGACGAAGTGCAACCTAAAgtagaggaagagacagctaaggcagaagaagcaaaaccTGAGGCGGACAAAGTGAAAATTAAAGACGAATGA